In Halovivax gelatinilyticus, the following are encoded in one genomic region:
- a CDS encoding CTP-dependent riboflavin kinase, producing the protein MSLTATSAVGHDERATLKLLALSGGLGGDVKLSCADLAERLDASNQTASRRLQRLESSGLIERDTVSDGQWIAITDEGERELRTAYEEYRRIFETAPQVDLDGTVTSGMGEGRHYISLPGYQRQFEDRLGYDPFPGTLNVELRDEAVPRRRAMEAVEPIPIDGWEDDDRTYGPAVCHPATIETADGETAAVHTIAPERTHHDDDQLEVIAPEKLRDALDLTDGDHVTIHVGAH; encoded by the coding sequence ATGTCACTGACTGCGACGTCCGCCGTGGGCCACGACGAGCGGGCCACGCTGAAGCTGCTGGCGCTCTCGGGCGGGCTCGGAGGGGATGTCAAGCTCTCCTGTGCCGACCTCGCCGAGCGGCTCGACGCGTCGAACCAGACCGCGTCGAGACGACTCCAGCGTCTGGAGAGTTCCGGGCTGATCGAGCGCGATACGGTGAGCGACGGGCAGTGGATCGCCATCACCGACGAGGGCGAGCGCGAACTCCGGACGGCCTACGAAGAGTACCGGCGAATCTTCGAGACGGCCCCACAGGTCGACCTCGACGGGACCGTCACGAGCGGGATGGGCGAAGGCCGCCACTACATCTCACTTCCCGGCTACCAGCGCCAGTTCGAGGATCGGCTCGGCTACGACCCGTTCCCGGGAACGCTCAACGTCGAACTCCGCGATGAGGCGGTTCCGCGACGGCGCGCGATGGAGGCCGTCGAACCGATCCCGATCGACGGCTGGGAGGACGACGACCGGACCTACGGCCCGGCGGTCTGTCACCCCGCGACGATCGAGACCGCAGACGGGGAGACGGCGGCGGTCCACACCATCGCCCCGGAGCGAACCCACCACGACGACGATCAACTGGAGGTTATCGCCCCGGAAAAACTCCGAGACGCCCTCGACCTCACCGACGGCGACCACGTGACCATCCACGTCGGGGCCCACTGA
- the cofH gene encoding 7,8-didemethyl-8-hydroxy-5-deazariboflavin synthase subunit CofH has translation MAEPASDVPRADDLEYDCLPETDQSFENALAKAHDGERLTVDDAIELLTTGTDVEGIDPGRKERVLRAADHRRQDVVGDEVTFVANLNNNVTTACNVGCLFCNFKDAAHTFETANERSAEVPGFTKTPAESREIVTDAVTRGIYEVCSVSGLHPAFALDDEHREVLDGYANEDPKAAYRRSNYKTPDTYAVDPGTYVEQVAAMAVDDVHVHSMTPEEAAHARRGTEWSYEEVYRRLRDAGLDTVPGTAAEILVDEVREVICPGKIDTQGWLDAMEAAASVGLGLTATIMYGHVENEAHRAHHLKAVRDLQARVDGAITEFVPLSFVHQNTPLYEHGVVSGGASRAEDELMIAVSRLFLDNVDHIQSSWVKYGDEGGLKMLTCGADDFMGTILSEEITKRAGGEFGEFRSFEDYVDLITSIGRIPVERSTDYERRRVIDPDESPIGPRLGPKADGTPLLAEESNPLPND, from the coding sequence ATGGCCGAGCCAGCGAGCGACGTTCCACGCGCAGACGATCTCGAGTACGACTGCCTTCCCGAGACCGACCAGTCGTTCGAGAACGCGCTGGCGAAGGCCCACGACGGCGAGCGTCTCACCGTCGACGATGCGATCGAACTCCTGACGACCGGAACCGACGTCGAGGGGATCGACCCCGGTCGGAAAGAGCGCGTGCTCCGGGCCGCCGACCACCGCCGGCAGGATGTCGTCGGCGACGAGGTGACGTTCGTCGCCAACCTCAACAACAACGTCACGACCGCCTGTAACGTCGGCTGCCTGTTCTGTAATTTCAAAGACGCCGCCCACACGTTCGAGACCGCAAACGAGCGATCGGCCGAAGTGCCCGGGTTCACGAAGACGCCGGCCGAGAGTCGAGAGATCGTCACCGACGCCGTCACTCGCGGCATCTACGAGGTGTGTTCGGTTTCCGGGCTCCACCCCGCGTTCGCGCTCGACGACGAGCACCGCGAGGTCCTAGACGGCTACGCGAACGAAGATCCGAAGGCGGCCTATCGGCGATCCAACTACAAGACGCCGGACACCTACGCGGTCGATCCCGGCACCTACGTCGAACAGGTGGCCGCGATGGCCGTCGACGACGTCCACGTCCACTCGATGACGCCGGAAGAGGCCGCCCACGCCCGCCGGGGAACCGAGTGGTCCTACGAGGAGGTCTACCGCCGCCTCCGGGACGCCGGACTCGACACCGTTCCAGGTACCGCCGCGGAAATCCTGGTCGACGAGGTGCGCGAGGTGATCTGTCCCGGCAAGATCGACACGCAGGGATGGCTCGACGCGATGGAAGCCGCGGCTTCGGTCGGGCTCGGACTCACCGCGACCATCATGTACGGCCACGTCGAGAACGAAGCCCACCGCGCCCACCACCTGAAGGCGGTGCGCGACCTGCAAGCGCGCGTCGACGGCGCCATCACGGAGTTCGTCCCGCTCTCGTTCGTCCACCAGAATACGCCGCTGTACGAACACGGCGTCGTCTCGGGCGGTGCGAGCCGGGCCGAGGACGAGCTGATGATCGCCGTCTCGCGGCTCTTTCTCGACAACGTCGACCACATTCAGTCCTCCTGGGTGAAGTACGGCGACGAGGGTGGGCTGAAGATGCTCACCTGCGGCGCTGACGACTTCATGGGGACGATCCTTTCAGAAGAGATTACCAAACGCGCCGGCGGCGAGTTCGGCGAGTTCCGCTCGTTCGAAGACTACGTCGATCTCATCACCTCGATCGGCCGGATCCCCGTCGAACGATCGACGGATTACGAGCGGCGACGGGTCATCGACCCCGACGAATCGCCGATCGGCCCCCGACTCGGGCCGAAGGCAGACGGAACACCGCTTCTGGCCGAGGAATCGAACCCGCTACCGAACGATTGA
- the ribB gene encoding 3,4-dihydroxy-2-butanone-4-phosphate synthase — protein MSGYQSASGALEHAIDAFASGDPVCVHDAADREGETDLIYPADAVTTDAVSRLRNDAGGLVCVALDYEVAEAFDLPFYTDAVDHPATNAHDLGYDERSSFSLTVNHRDTYTGITDADRSLTIRELAAAAREPGTISFGDRFRVPGHVHLLKGAPDGLSQREGHTELGLALADAAGADPAVVVCEMLDDATGGALTPGDARAYAARHDFVYLEGREIVDGLR, from the coding sequence ATGTCCGGCTATCAGTCCGCGTCCGGCGCGCTCGAACACGCGATCGACGCCTTCGCTAGCGGCGACCCCGTCTGCGTTCACGACGCCGCCGACCGCGAGGGCGAGACGGACCTGATCTACCCCGCAGACGCCGTGACGACCGACGCCGTCTCGCGGCTGCGAAACGACGCGGGTGGACTCGTCTGCGTCGCCCTCGACTACGAGGTCGCCGAGGCGTTCGACCTTCCCTTCTACACCGACGCCGTCGACCACCCCGCCACGAACGCCCACGACCTCGGCTACGACGAGCGCTCGTCGTTCTCGCTCACCGTCAACCACCGCGACACCTACACCGGCATCACCGACGCCGATCGATCGCTGACCATCCGCGAACTCGCCGCGGCCGCACGCGAACCCGGCACCATCTCCTTCGGCGATCGATTTCGCGTTCCCGGCCACGTCCACCTCCTCAAGGGCGCGCCGGACGGTCTCTCCCAGCGCGAGGGCCACACCGAACTCGGCCTCGCGCTCGCCGACGCGGCCGGCGCCGACCCGGCGGTCGTCGTCTGCGAGATGCTCGACGACGCGACCGGCGGCGCGCTCACCCCCGGCGACGCACGCGCCTACGCCGCTCGACACGACTTCGTCTACCTCGAAGGACGCGAGATCGTCGACGGGCTTCGGTGA
- a CDS encoding phosphoribosylaminoimidazolesuccinocarboxamide synthase: MTSVKEFRIEEAATADELGRGSFVFTDDYSVFDWGKMPDTIPQKGASLCTMGAFNFEILEEAGVPTHYRGVVEDGRVVSLEETSSPPREMAIDLTRVPALPNEGRTYDYDAYHAEAGENYLIPLEIIFRNEVPVGSSLRRRTDPTDHDLPFDDWPDEPVDLETPIVEFSTKYEESDRYLTRDEAGAIAGVASIDELDEIARAVNRHVTAQAETANLDHQDGKIECLYYDGEVRVADVVGTFDENRFGYEGTQLSKEVIRQYHKRTQPEWVDAVEEAKATAEREDRADWKSLCERDPEPLAADVVETARDMYCAGTNAYTGVDFFSAPSLSTAIGAVSRL; this comes from the coding sequence GTGACGAGCGTCAAGGAATTTCGCATCGAGGAAGCGGCTACCGCGGACGAACTCGGCCGCGGCTCGTTCGTCTTTACCGACGATTACTCGGTCTTCGACTGGGGGAAGATGCCCGATACGATTCCGCAGAAAGGCGCGAGTCTCTGTACCATGGGCGCGTTCAACTTCGAGATACTGGAAGAAGCCGGCGTTCCGACGCACTACCGGGGTGTCGTCGAAGACGGGCGAGTCGTCTCGCTCGAGGAAACCTCGTCGCCGCCGCGGGAGATGGCGATCGACCTGACGCGGGTGCCGGCCCTGCCGAACGAGGGTCGAACCTACGATTACGACGCCTACCACGCCGAGGCGGGCGAGAACTACCTGATTCCGCTCGAGATCATCTTTCGCAACGAGGTTCCCGTCGGGTCGAGTCTCCGGCGACGAACCGATCCGACCGATCACGATCTCCCGTTCGACGACTGGCCCGACGAGCCGGTCGACCTCGAGACGCCGATCGTCGAGTTCTCGACGAAGTACGAGGAGTCCGATCGGTATCTCACGCGCGATGAAGCCGGCGCGATCGCCGGCGTCGCGTCGATCGACGAGTTAGACGAGATCGCCCGCGCGGTGAATCGCCACGTAACCGCGCAGGCCGAAACGGCGAACCTCGATCACCAGGACGGCAAGATCGAGTGTCTCTACTACGACGGCGAGGTCCGCGTCGCCGACGTCGTGGGCACGTTCGACGAGAACAGATTCGGCTACGAGGGAACCCAGCTCTCGAAGGAGGTCATCCGTCAGTACCACAAGCGCACCCAGCCCGAGTGGGTCGACGCGGTCGAGGAGGCGAAGGCGACCGCCGAGCGAGAGGACCGGGCCGACTGGAAGTCTCTCTGTGAGCGAGATCCCGAACCGCTCGCGGCGGACGTCGTCGAGACCGCTCGCGACATGTACTGTGCGGGGACGAACGCCTACACCGGCGTCGACTTCTTCTCCGCGCCGTCGCTTTCGACGGCGATCGGCGCCGTGAGTCGACTGTAA
- a CDS encoding DUF502 domain-containing protein has translation MTSWKRDFASGLVVLGPILVTLFVLLWLYGLVSSLTPTFILTDEFLEGILGETDAAQRLAGLLRVLITLTVLVILIFAVGYLMRTTVGGLVERILDDLANRLPGLRVVYNASKMAAETAFGEQDSLQEPVKLEVWDGLRMTAFRTGKTTEDDREVLFLPTSPNITTGFVIEVDSARLTEIDEDVEDALTRVLSAGFGDADRNRDADAGIPIDVIDEGRTERTDDD, from the coding sequence ATGACCTCGTGGAAGCGAGACTTCGCAAGCGGCCTCGTCGTCCTCGGGCCGATTCTGGTCACCCTCTTCGTCCTCCTCTGGCTCTACGGCCTCGTCTCGTCGCTGACGCCGACGTTCATCCTCACCGATGAATTTCTCGAAGGCATCCTCGGCGAGACGGACGCGGCCCAGCGCCTGGCCGGCTTGCTCCGGGTCCTCATCACGCTCACCGTGCTCGTCATCCTGATCTTCGCGGTCGGCTACCTGATGCGGACCACGGTCGGCGGCCTCGTCGAACGAATCCTCGACGACCTCGCCAACCGACTCCCCGGCCTCCGCGTCGTCTACAACGCCTCGAAGATGGCCGCAGAAACCGCGTTCGGCGAACAGGACAGCCTGCAGGAACCGGTCAAACTCGAGGTGTGGGACGGGCTCAGAATGACGGCGTTTCGAACCGGAAAAACGACCGAAGACGACCGTGAAGTGCTCTTTCTCCCGACCTCGCCGAACATCACCACCGGGTTCGTCATCGAAGTTGACTCCGCTCGCCTAACCGAAATCGACGAGGACGTCGAAGACGCCCTCACGCGCGTCCTGAGTGCCGGCTTTGGCGACGCCGACCGCAACCGAGACGCCGACGCCGGCATCCCAATCGACGTCATCGACGAGGGCCGCACCGAACGGACGGACGACGACTAG
- the purQ gene encoding phosphoribosylformylglycinamidine synthase I, with protein sequence MTVSIVRFGGSNCDRDAARALAHLGIDAEIVWHEDGLPAETTGIVLPGGFSYGDYLRAGAMAAQSPIIDEVTARAADGVPVLGICNGAQIGCESGLTDGVFTTNESARFQCEPVHLRVERADTPWTAAYDEGDVVHIPIAHGEGRYEIDADRLEEIEADDRVLFRYCDADGAVTEEANPNGSAHNVAGVLGERETVAVMMPHPERATLDHVGPTDGQGVLRAFE encoded by the coding sequence ATGACCGTCTCCATCGTCCGATTCGGCGGGTCGAACTGCGATCGCGACGCGGCGCGCGCACTAGCCCACCTCGGAATCGACGCCGAGATCGTCTGGCACGAAGACGGGCTTCCGGCCGAGACGACCGGAATCGTGCTCCCGGGCGGGTTCTCCTACGGCGACTACCTCCGCGCCGGGGCGATGGCCGCCCAGTCGCCGATCATCGACGAGGTCACCGCGCGTGCGGCCGACGGCGTGCCGGTTCTTGGCATCTGCAACGGCGCGCAGATCGGCTGTGAGTCGGGACTCACCGACGGCGTCTTCACGACGAACGAGAGCGCCCGATTCCAGTGTGAGCCCGTTCACCTCCGCGTCGAGCGCGCCGATACCCCGTGGACGGCGGCCTACGACGAGGGAGACGTCGTCCACATTCCGATCGCCCACGGCGAGGGGCGCTACGAGATCGACGCGGACCGCCTCGAAGAGATCGAGGCGGATGATCGCGTCCTCTTTCGCTACTGCGATGCGGACGGCGCCGTCACCGAGGAGGCGAACCCGAACGGCTCCGCACACAACGTCGCCGGCGTCCTCGGCGAGCGCGAGACCGTCGCGGTCATGATGCCACACCCCGAGCGGGCGACGCTGGATCACGTCGGTCCGACCGACGGCCAGGGCGTCCTCCGCGCGTTCGAGTGA
- a CDS encoding PadR family transcriptional regulator, producing MSEAQSINDDGRTARDLTAFQNNILTILSTEAMYGLAIKRELESYYDTEVNHGRLYPNLDELVDLGLIEKSELDKRTNQYELTDEGFEAVLDQLEWTLSKIVTDEDRADQVDALIDDSY from the coding sequence ATGTCAGAGGCACAATCAATCAACGACGACGGACGCACAGCCCGCGATCTCACCGCATTCCAGAACAACATTCTGACCATCCTCTCGACGGAGGCCATGTACGGACTGGCCATCAAGCGCGAACTCGAGTCGTACTACGACACCGAGGTCAACCACGGTCGGCTCTACCCGAACCTGGACGAACTCGTCGATCTCGGTCTGATCGAAAAGAGCGAACTCGACAAGCGCACGAACCAGTACGAACTCACCGACGAGGGCTTCGAGGCCGTCCTCGACCAGCTCGAGTGGACGCTCTCGAAGATCGTCACCGACGAGGACCGCGCAGACCAAGTCGACGCCCTGATCGACGACAGCTACTAA
- a CDS encoding branched-chain amino acid transaminase encodes MGFDDMDVDTIWMDGEFVDWEDAQIHVLTHGLHYGTGVFEGARCYETERGPAIFRWPEHLDRLYASAAPYEMEIDHEPEELTEATLELIRRQDLSSCYIRPIAFYGYESLGVSPGDCPTRTAIAVWPWGTYLGEDALEEGIDVMVSSWRKHASSQIPTNAKTTGLYVNSLLAGEEARRNGFAEAIVLNKEGHVAEGPGENIFLVRDGDLYTPGLSQSILDGITRETIITLARDLGYTVYDQATISRGELNTADELFFTGSAAEVTPIRRVDNVEIGDGTRGPVTEEIQSKFFEVVERRTDDYDEWFTYA; translated from the coding sequence ATGGGATTCGACGACATGGACGTCGACACGATATGGATGGATGGCGAGTTCGTCGACTGGGAGGACGCCCAGATCCACGTTCTCACGCACGGACTCCACTACGGCACCGGCGTCTTCGAGGGTGCGCGCTGCTACGAAACCGAGCGCGGACCGGCGATCTTTCGCTGGCCCGAACACCTCGATCGACTCTACGCGTCGGCTGCGCCCTACGAGATGGAGATCGACCACGAGCCCGAGGAACTCACCGAGGCCACGCTCGAACTCATCCGTCGCCAGGACCTGTCGTCGTGTTACATTCGCCCGATCGCGTTCTACGGCTACGAGTCACTCGGCGTCAGCCCCGGCGACTGCCCGACGCGCACCGCCATCGCCGTCTGGCCGTGGGGCACCTACCTCGGCGAGGACGCCCTGGAGGAGGGCATCGACGTGATGGTCTCGTCCTGGCGCAAACACGCCTCGAGCCAGATCCCCACCAACGCGAAGACCACCGGCCTCTACGTCAACAGCCTGCTCGCCGGCGAGGAAGCCCGTCGCAACGGCTTCGCCGAGGCGATCGTCCTCAACAAAGAGGGCCACGTCGCCGAAGGCCCCGGCGAGAACATCTTCCTCGTCCGCGACGGCGACCTCTACACGCCCGGGCTCTCTCAGTCCATCCTCGACGGCATCACCCGCGAGACAATCATCACGCTCGCGCGCGACCTGGGCTACACCGTCTACGATCAGGCGACCATCTCTAGGGGCGAACTCAACACCGCCGACGAACTCTTCTTCACCGGCTCGGCCGCCGAGGTCACGCCGATCAGACGCGTCGACAACGTCGAAATCGGCGACGGCACCCGCGGACCCGTCACCGAGGAGATCCAATCGAAATTCTTCGAGGTCGTCGAACGCCGAACCGACGACTACGACGAGTGGTTCACCTACGCATAG
- a CDS encoding inorganic diphosphatase: protein MTNLWEDLETGPNPPETIYAVIECLKGERNKYEYDKDVPGVVLDRVLHSNVHYPSDYGFIPQSYYDDEDPFDVLVLVEDATFPGCIIEARPVALMRMDDDGEQDDKVIAVPTEDPRFDHIEDVEDIPQQTREEIDEFFATYKNLEAGKEVETLGWEDRQAAYDAIEHAQDLYAEHFG, encoded by the coding sequence ATGACGAATCTCTGGGAAGACCTGGAAACCGGACCGAACCCGCCAGAAACGATCTACGCCGTGATCGAGTGTCTGAAAGGCGAGCGAAACAAGTACGAGTACGACAAGGACGTCCCCGGCGTCGTCTTAGACCGCGTCTTGCACTCGAACGTCCACTACCCCTCTGACTACGGCTTCATCCCGCAGAGTTACTACGACGACGAGGACCCGTTCGACGTACTCGTTCTCGTCGAAGACGCGACCTTCCCGGGCTGTATCATCGAAGCCCGCCCGGTCGCACTCATGCGAATGGACGACGACGGCGAACAGGACGATAAGGTCATCGCGGTCCCGACCGAAGATCCCCGGTTCGATCACATCGAAGACGTAGAAGACATCCCCCAGCAGACCCGCGAGGAGATCGACGAGTTCTTCGCGACCTACAAGAACTTAGAGGCCGGCAAAGAAGTCGAAACGCTCGGCTGGGAGGATCGTCAGGCCGCCTACGACGCGATCGAACACGCCCAGGACCTCTACGCCGAACACTTCGGGTAG
- a CDS encoding PAS domain S-box protein: MSDSISVLHVAPAGTPALGIEGADSPFEVERCYSVAACRERLVGVDCVVVGSGFEDATPIDCCRLVSEHASGTPVVLCPADGSESLAGRSIAAGADGYVPLVEADDLLGERLLDALSADERRSPATGSRRDTATYSPTWSDMVVDQAPLAIIEWDLSYEAVRWNDAAEELFGYAASEVIGEPAIEIMVPPRDREAVLDHWKRLVETGESDRELGRNVRSDGSICVCEWHNSPIKDESGDVTGILSFAQEVTDEVRRSDTLEALQSTTHRLMRARSDEEIADIVVEAVTNVVDRARASVRLYDSTREALTLGAVSADVGPSVEGTTIGKGDGTLWDAFDRGESIVVESIDDVDLPYDLEVAIGTVICMPIGERGLLTIGSTADTSFGQVEYHLADVLAATAAVALERVDRDRELRRAKTIVETVGDGVYALDDAGRFTTVNDTLLSMTGCEREALLDAHASAVFPSDANERALAVVTGSASEFVAACDGADPRDTTLTTEILLETAGGETIPCEVTTKVADDAEAMGTVGIVRDVSDRAAMQQALLDHQTKITNLHEVVSRLEACETRADIYEETVEVAEGVLQFDLCVVSEVVDSVLELHTLSSGIDPDQFQTRRSLDEGLGGRTYTEGRTFRVNDVPGSAEAKPQDEGFKSGLSVPIGEYGVFQAISTEYDAFDERDEELAELLISHVVDALDRLAFEAQLVAERDRFAVLFENVPDAVVAGPHVGNEFIVEDMNSAFEETFGFDLETLEGEPIDEYITGPERRDEARAINSRSEAGEVIETEVKRRTTDGLRDFMLRVVPFEVEDGGKYAFGVYTDITEQKQRQKRVEVLNRVLRHDLRNGMNIIEGSAERLAALADDEEAEQYSKAISARTDELISLAAKTRVVERTLDRGALASGPVDAVDATEAAIGRVVDQYGSVDVDRSLPARAHVRADDLLTEAIYNVLENAVEHSDRDVPGISVSIEAAGADEPIAITIADDGPGIPDEERQLLEEEREITQLRHASGLGLWLVDWVVTQAGGELQFAENEPRGTIVELRLPASTAPFDDETSTSTVSE; the protein is encoded by the coding sequence ATGTCAGATTCTATCTCAGTGTTGCACGTCGCGCCGGCTGGCACGCCGGCGCTCGGGATCGAGGGGGCGGATTCGCCGTTCGAGGTCGAACGGTGTTACTCGGTGGCCGCCTGTCGCGAGCGGTTGGTGGGTGTAGACTGCGTGGTGGTCGGATCCGGATTCGAAGACGCCACGCCGATCGACTGCTGTCGACTCGTCAGCGAACACGCGTCCGGTACGCCCGTCGTACTCTGTCCGGCCGACGGAAGCGAATCGCTCGCGGGTCGTTCGATCGCTGCGGGGGCCGACGGCTACGTTCCGCTGGTCGAGGCCGACGACCTGTTGGGCGAGCGGTTGCTCGACGCGCTTTCGGCCGATGAGCGCCGTTCTCCGGCGACGGGGAGTCGGCGCGATACGGCGACGTACTCGCCGACGTGGTCGGATATGGTCGTCGATCAGGCGCCGCTCGCGATCATCGAGTGGGACCTCTCCTACGAAGCGGTGCGGTGGAACGACGCCGCGGAGGAACTGTTCGGTTACGCCGCCTCGGAGGTGATCGGCGAACCGGCGATCGAGATAATGGTCCCACCGCGCGACCGCGAGGCCGTCCTCGATCACTGGAAGCGCCTGGTCGAGACGGGCGAGAGCGATCGCGAACTCGGACGAAACGTCCGAAGCGACGGCTCGATCTGCGTCTGTGAGTGGCATAACAGCCCGATCAAAGACGAATCGGGCGACGTAACCGGCATCCTCTCGTTCGCCCAGGAGGTCACCGACGAAGTCCGCCGATCGGATACCCTAGAGGCGTTACAGTCGACCACGCACCGGTTGATGCGCGCCAGGTCGGACGAGGAGATCGCGGATATCGTCGTCGAAGCGGTGACGAACGTTGTCGACCGCGCCCGCGCATCCGTTCGGTTATACGACTCGACGCGGGAAGCGCTGACTCTCGGGGCCGTTTCTGCAGATGTCGGGCCATCAGTGGAAGGGACGACCATCGGGAAGGGGGACGGGACGCTCTGGGACGCCTTCGACCGGGGTGAGTCGATCGTCGTGGAATCGATCGACGACGTGGATCTCCCGTACGACCTCGAGGTCGCCATCGGGACCGTCATCTGCATGCCGATCGGGGAGCGGGGCCTCCTGACGATCGGGTCGACGGCCGATACCTCGTTCGGGCAGGTCGAGTACCACCTCGCCGACGTCCTGGCGGCGACCGCTGCCGTCGCGCTCGAACGGGTCGATCGTGATCGCGAACTTCGCCGGGCGAAAACGATCGTCGAAACGGTCGGCGACGGCGTCTACGCGCTGGACGACGCTGGCCGGTTTACCACGGTCAACGACACCTTGCTGTCGATGACCGGGTGCGAGCGGGAGGCGCTTCTCGACGCACACGCGTCCGCGGTGTTCCCGTCAGACGCCAACGAGCGAGCGCTCGCGGTCGTTACCGGATCGGCGTCGGAATTCGTCGCAGCGTGCGACGGTGCGGATCCGCGCGACACCACGCTGACGACCGAAATTCTCCTCGAGACGGCGGGTGGCGAGACGATACCGTGTGAGGTGACGACGAAAGTGGCCGACGACGCGGAGGCGATGGGGACCGTCGGTATCGTCAGGGACGTCAGCGACCGAGCGGCGATGCAACAGGCGTTGCTCGATCACCAGACCAAGATTACCAACCTCCACGAGGTCGTCTCCCGGCTCGAGGCGTGTGAGACCAGAGCGGACATTTACGAGGAGACTGTCGAGGTCGCAGAAGGTGTCTTACAGTTCGACCTCTGCGTGGTGAGCGAGGTCGTCGATTCCGTCCTCGAACTGCACACTCTCTCGTCCGGCATCGATCCGGATCAGTTCCAGACGCGTCGGTCGCTTGACGAGGGGCTCGGCGGACGGACCTACACCGAGGGACGGACGTTCCGGGTGAACGACGTTCCCGGGTCGGCGGAGGCGAAACCGCAGGATGAGGGATTCAAGTCGGGATTGAGCGTTCCGATCGGCGAGTACGGCGTGTTCCAGGCGATATCGACCGAGTACGATGCGTTCGACGAACGGGACGAAGAACTCGCCGAACTCCTGATCAGCCACGTCGTCGACGCCCTCGACCGGCTCGCGTTCGAGGCCCAGCTCGTCGCCGAGCGAGACCGCTTTGCCGTCCTCTTCGAGAACGTTCCCGACGCCGTCGTCGCCGGGCCGCACGTCGGTAACGAGTTCATCGTCGAGGACATGAACTCGGCGTTCGAAGAGACGTTCGGGTTCGACCTCGAGACGCTCGAAGGCGAGCCGATCGACGAGTACATCACGGGGCCCGAACGACGCGACGAGGCCCGGGCGATCAACAGTCGGAGCGAGGCGGGCGAGGTCATCGAGACGGAAGTCAAGCGGCGAACGACCGACGGTCTCAGAGATTTCATGCTTCGCGTCGTCCCGTTCGAGGTCGAAGACGGCGGAAAGTACGCCTTCGGTGTCTACACCGACATCACCGAGCAAAAACAGCGACAAAAACGCGTCGAAGTGCTAAACCGGGTGCTGCGACACGACTTACGAAACGGGATGAACATCATCGAAGGGAGCGCCGAACGACTCGCCGCGTTGGCCGACGACGAAGAGGCCGAGCAGTATTCGAAGGCGATCAGCGCGCGAACGGACGAACTCATCAGCCTCGCGGCGAAAACGCGCGTCGTCGAGCGGACGCTCGATCGCGGTGCGCTGGCGTCCGGGCCGGTTGACGCCGTCGACGCGACGGAGGCGGCGATCGGGCGCGTGGTCGATCAGTACGGATCGGTCGACGTCGACCGTTCGCTACCGGCACGCGCCCACGTTCGGGCGGACGACCTGTTGACGGAGGCGATATACAACGTCCTCGAAAATGCAGTCGAACACTCGGACCGTGACGTTCCCGGCATCTCGGTCTCGATCGAAGCGGCGGGGGCTGACGAACCGATCGCGATCACGATCGCGGACGACGGGCCGGGTATTCCCGACGAGGAACGACAGTTGCTCGAAGAAGAGCGAGAGATCACGCAACTCAGACACGCGAGCGGGCTCGGCCTCTGGCTGGTCGATTGGGTGGTCACCCAGGCCGGGGGTGAACTCCAGTTCGCCGAGAACGAACCGCGCGGGACGATCGTCGAGTTACGATTGCCGGCGTCGACGGCTCCCTTCGACGACGAGACATCGACGTCGACCGTTTCCGAGTGA
- the purS gene encoding phosphoribosylformylglycinamidine synthase subunit PurS: MTAYTATVTVRLKHGVLDPEAETTKRALERLDFDLEALRSADRFEIDLEAADAEAAASRADEMAERLLANPTIHDYEVTVEER; encoded by the coding sequence ATGACGGCGTATACTGCGACGGTGACCGTGCGTCTGAAGCACGGCGTCCTCGACCCCGAAGCCGAGACGACGAAGCGGGCGCTCGAGCGACTCGATTTCGACCTCGAGGCGCTTCGATCGGCCGACCGGTTCGAGATCGACCTCGAGGCGGCCGACGCCGAGGCGGCCGCGTCCCGGGCCGACGAGATGGCCGAACGATTGCTCGCGAATCCGACCATCCACGACTACGAGGTCACCGTCGAGGAACGATGA